The Oscillatoria acuminata PCC 6304 genomic interval CGGCAAATGAATCCCAGGCGATTTCGCGATCGCGGGATAAACTGCGCTGCTTACAACTGCTGGCGCGTGAGGGGATCGGACTGCCCGTCACCGGGTTTGCCAATTCCACCAAAGACATTGAAGGGTTAATCGAAATTGTCGGGGGTGCGCCTCTAGTCATTAAATTACTCGAAGGTACCCAAGGCATTGGAGTGGTTTTGGCAGAAACCACCCAAGCGGCGAAGTCCGTGATTGAAGCATTTCGGGGGTTGGATGCCAATATTTTGGTGCAAGAATTTATTAAAGAAGCCGAAGGTGCGGACATCCGCTGTTTTGTGGTGGGAGATAAAGTGGTTGCCTCGATGAAACGCCAGAGTGAACCGGGAGAATTTCGCTCTAATCTGCACCGGGGAGGCACAGCGGAAAAAATCAAGCTGACTCCCGAGGAACGCTCAACAGCGGTAAGAGCGGCGAAGACAATGGGGTTAAAGGTGGCAGGAGTGGATATCTTGCGATCGAATCATGGTCCGGTGGTGATTGAGGTGAATTCCTCACCGGGTTTGGAGGGGATTGAGGCGGCATCCAATGTGGATGTGGCAAGCAAGATTATCGAGTTTATTGAGAAAAATTCAGCGCCGAAAAAAACCCGCGATCGCAATCAATACTAACCCGAACTCATTAGACTCCATCCCATTTCTACCCACTTTCTGACCGATCTTGGGTTGGACTGGGGGCCAAAGCATTGTACATTAGAAGACATTCAGCGCTTCCCTTCAATCGTTAGCGACTTAATAAGCGAAAGTTAAACTGTATGTCCGGAGTCATTCAAATCGGCAATGCCACCATCCCACCGGGAGAACAAAGGCGTTTAGAATTGCCGGTTGCCCGACTGCCGACGCAAACGATGCTGGGATTGCCCGTTACGGTTATCAATGGCACCCGCCCGGGGCCTCGACTCTGGTTAAGCGCAGCCATTCACGGCGATGAAATTAATGGGGTGGAAATTATTCGGCAAGTGCTGCATCAAATTTCCCCGCGTCAACTCTGTGGCAGCATCATCGCGGTGCCGATTGTGAATGTGTTCGGGTTTATCGAACAGTCGCGCTACTTGCCTGATCGCCGAGACTTAAACCGCTCTTTTCCCGGTTCAGCGCGGGGTTCCTTAGCTTCTCGATTAGCGCATCTGTTCATGAAAGAAGTGGTGATGCGATCGACTCATGGCATTGATTTACATACCGCTTCCCATCATCGAATTAATTTGCCTCAAATTCGGGCCAATCTGGGCGATCGCGAAACCTATCGCTGTGCTCAGGCATTTGGTGCACCCCTGATGATTCATGCCACGACTCGGGATGGTTCTTTGCGACAAGCGGCGACTCAGTTGGGAATTCCCGTTCTGCTTTATGAAAGTGGAGAAGCGCTCAGATTTGATGCGGAGGCGATCGCCTTCGGGACTCGGGGAATTATGCAAGTGATGGCAATGCTGGGAATGATTTCGGCTGTTGCACCCTCCCCATTCCCTCCTTCTTTAGAGGTCAAAAAAACCCAATGGGTGCGATCGCCCTCTAGTGGAATTCTGCACCTAGAAGTAGGACTCGGCCAATCTATCTCCAAAAAACAGCGCTTAGGGATTATCTGTGATGCCTTCGGAGACCAAAGGATGAAACTTTATGCCCCCTTTGATGGGGTGATCATCGGTCATACCCAAAACCCATTGGTCAACCAAGGCGATGCGATTTTGAACCTCGCTGCCATTGAACCCTAAACCGTTCTCCTGTTCTGAGTCGAGTCATCACGGCTGATCTCCAAACTCCCCCATCCCGTTTAAAGCCTGTAAGCATTTGCTCCCCTAGCCGTTTCCTACCCTTGGGGCTAATTGTAACAATTTATTTACAAAAGTTTATTTTTTTTATAACAAGAATTGACAGTCGTTAAAAAATATCCGGTAAGATTAAGTAAAGTTTGTGAAAATCAACTTAAATTAACAACCGGATAGAATATTGAGTACGCCTTTTTGGATACTACCCATGAAAATCCAAACGGGAGATTGTTTAATTTCCAGGGATGGCCGCTACTATCGGGTCATTGATTGTTCTGGCGAGTTTATCTCTTTGATGCCACTTCAGGGCTACACGGTGTTTACTTGCCGTCAGAGTTACTTGGAATCCTCGTTTGGCTTTGTCGAGACGCAACAACAAGTTGCGTGAAACCAGAGGGCAAAGGCCCTCTGTAGTTTCGGTGGCCAGAAGTAATCCTTGTTAAATAGCAGTCGGAAACAGGAACAAGGAGGATAGCTGGTTAAGCCGGACCTACCGCTGCGACTGCTGCTTCTAGGGCGATCGCCACATGAGTCCAATGGGTTCCTCCCTGGCAAAACACCACATAAGGCTCCCGCAATGGACCATCGGCAGACAACTCCGAGGTACTGCCATCAATAAAACTTCCTCCCGCCATCACCAACTCACTCTCATACCCAGGCATCGGTGCAGGCACCGGATCCAAATAGGACCCAATCGGGGAATACTTCTGAATCGCACGGCAAAACGCAATCAGTTTTTCTGGTGAACCCAACTGAATCCCCTGAATCACATCCCGCCTCGGTGCAGTGGGGGCGGGGTTGACCGGATATCCCAGGCGATCAAACACATAAGCCGTTAAATGATTTCCCTTCATCGCCTCCCCTACCATTTGCGGCGCGAGAAATAGCCCCTGAAATAACAGCCGATTGCGATCGAACGTCGCCCCTCCACTACTGCCAATTCCCGGCGCAGTCAGCCGACAGGTGGCAGCTTCCACCAAATCTGCACGCCCTGCTACATAGCCCCCACCCTCAACAATGGTCCCCCCGGGATTTTTAATCAAGGAACCGGCAATTAAATCCGCCCCCACCGCCGGGGGTTCACGATCTTCAATAAATTCCCCATAGCAGTTATCTACAAAACAGATCGTCTCGGGATTTTGTGCCTTGACGAGATGAATAATTTTTTCAATATCCGCAATGGACAGACTGGGACGCCAGGAGTAGCCACAAGAGCGCTGAATCGACACCAAACGGGTCTTGTTCGTGATAGCAGTTTGGAGTGCCACCCAATCGATTTCCCCGGTGGGGGTTAATTCCAATTGACGATAACTCACCCCAAATTCCATCAGGGAGCCTTGACCCGTGCCGCGTAACCCAATCACTTCCTCTAAGGTGTCGTAGGGAGCACCGGCAACGGCCAACATTTCATCTCCGGGACGGAGTACCCCAAAGAGGGCACAAGCGATCGCATGAGTCCCGGAAACAAACTGCACCCGCACAGTTGCCGCTTGGGCACCCATCACCTCAGCAAAAATTTGATCCAGGGTCTGGCGTCCCAAGTCATCATGACCATATCCCGTCACCCCAGCAAAATGGTGAACCCCTACGCGGTGACGGCGATAAGCCCCGAGGACCCGCGCTAGGTTTTGCTTGACCTGAGCATCAATTTGACAAAACAGAGGGAACAGTGCAGTTTCTGCTTCTTGCAGCCATTGAGAGCGATCCATCAAAACCTCGTATGAAATGTTACAGTAAGTTAAGGGAAAAAATTGCCCTGATGTAAAATAATCTCAGCCAATCGAGGGTTTTGCCTGCCTTGGGCGTTCTGACAGACTCTTACCGGGAGTCGAGGCGATCGCGCTGTAGGGCAAAAAGATTAGACCTCACGCTTAATAGGCGATGGTGCCATTGCAACATCCCACAGCAGATTTTGGCAGAAAAATTTGTAATAAGGTCACAATAAGGTCACAGATGACGATTGTCAGTTCAACACAAGAAACACAAGAAACAATAGGGCAAGATCTGTCCCAGATGCGGCCTGACTGGCCGGTGATCATCTTCATGATCGCAATTCATGCTCTCGCCCTCTTCGCATTCCTGCCGAGTACCTTTAGTTGGGCGGCAGTGGGGTTAGCGGTCTTATTCCACTGGGTAACGGGGGGTCTGGGAGTCACCCTGGGATTTCATCGGTTAGTCACTCACCGGAGTTTTACTGCACCCAAGTGGTTAGAGTATTTTCTGGTCCTGTGCGGGACCCTAAGCTGTCAAGGGAGTCCGATCGATTGGGTTGGACTGCATCGTGCACATCATCTCCACTCGGATAATTCCGCTGATCCCCATGACTCGAATCAAGGGTTCTGGTGGAGCCACATGGGTTGGTTGTTCTATCATTCTCCCGCCGAAGCCGAAATCCCTCGCTTAACAAAAGATATTGCCGACGATCCGTTTTATCAGTTTTGCGACAAGTTTTTACTTCCGATTCAAATTGCTTTAGGTATTAGTTTCTACTTTTTAGGAGAAGCCATTTCCCCGGGACTCGGCTGGTCCTTTGTGGTTTGGGGAATTTTTGTTCGCCTGGTGGTGGTGTTTCACTGCACCTGGTTTGTGAACAGCGCCACTCATAAGTTTGGCTATCGCACCTATGACAGTGAAGATCGATCCACGAACTGCTGGTGGGTTGCCTTAGTGACCTACGGCGAAGGTTGGCACAATAATCACCATGCGTATCAATATTCCGCTCGACATGGAATGCAGTGGTGGGAAATTGATTTTACTTGGATGACGATTCAAATTTTACAAGCCCTTGGCCTTGCGAAGAACGTCAAGTTAGTTGGGAAATAACCGCTGAGGGTTAAACCGGCAAAACTCAGATTGGTTTGAGAAAAGCAAGAGAGGGGAGGATGGCTCAAAGCCATCCTCCCCTCTTTAAATATCCGAACAATCAACTATTCGGAATTGGAGGGTTTAAACTTGTCCTTTGCCTTGAATGATATGTTTGACCGTGGTCAGGCTTTCTAGGCCAATTAAGCCTCGGCGATGGCCTTTTTGGTTAGACATTCCCAGAAAAATGGCATCTCCCTGTTTGGGATAGCGGTAAAAGCGAGGGGAAGCGTTGATATAGGTTGAGGCGCTGTTGACTCCTCCCCCAAATTGAGAACTTTCCAGATAGGATTCGGTGACGATACAATCGGCATGACCGCTACTGTATTGATTGATCCAGGCGATCGCCGCTTCCAGATTATCCACGACTTTAAAGGCAACGGTTTTCGTTAAATAGGCCGAGGACCATTCTGATTCTTCTACTTTTTTTAATTCAGAAAACTCTTCGCTGAGAAGGTCATCCACTCGAACTTCAAACCCTTTATCCTGCAAGCTATTAAATAACATAGTTAAGGACGAGGGTTTTTGATTGCGATGAATTAGCACTTTTTCAATGGCATTAACCGGATCCGGTTCACTTTGATGGGAGTCTTGAATCACCCATCGCGCCAAATCCATACTCCCACTGGGGGACCAATACAGGTAACAGTTTCCCATACCCGATTTGAGCACCGGGACTGTCGCTTGCCGAATCACCTGCTGGACTAGACTAGGCCGACCGTAGGGGATGACTAAATTGATATATTTATCTTGGCGGACTAAATCTCGGGTGGAAACCCCCATTTCCGCCGGAATCATTTCCAAACAGCTTTCAGGCATTTCCACTTTCAAGAGCGCTCGTTGCAAGGCATCTGCGATCGCCGCGTTGGTATGAGCGCCATACATTCCGCCTTTGAGAATCAGACAGTTGCCGGTTTTGATGCACAACCCAGCGGCGATCGCCCCTAAATCCGGTAACGCTTCATAAACTAAACTAATCACCCCTAACGGCATTAATTGGCAGTAGGATTGTGACCCTTCTACTTGGTAGGAGGCATTCATCACCCGGCGCATCGGATCGGACAACTCCGCCAACCGTTGCAGAATTTGCACCGTTGTCTGGATTCGTTCTGGTGTCAACTTCAGCCATTCCAGAATCAAATCAGGCACCGCCATTTCCCGGGAGGCTTCCAAATCAAGGGTATTGGCTTCTAAAATATCATCCGAGGCTTGCTTGAGGGATTTCGCCATCTCCTCCAGAGCACGGGTTCGTTGTTGGCTTGAAGTCTGCGCCATAATCAAAGAAGCTTGATAGACGCTCTCCACGACAGCCATCGCATCAGGATTTGGGGGAAAAGTAGAATCTGTTGTCATCGAGCTCATCTATCGCCTGTAAGCCAACCAAACCATTAAGGCTGGCAAGGTTGCCAGCAACACCGCTAAAATGACCCAAGGGATCACGCTTGGGCCTAGGGGTAAACCCAAAGCGTAGGGTAACCAGAATACCACTAGGCCGATAACAATTACGAGGGACATGGGTAAGTAGCTCTCCCTTAGACGGGTATTGGCTACACACCACTGATTGCCGTTCCAGTTCCAACACCGTTTATAGGGGGAATTGGTCGGGAGTTGCTCGATACCCTGTCCATCTTCGGTGACCACAAAAATATTTTGACACCGATCGCACCCCAAGGCTTCGGTTAGGGTGATCGGGACCAAACGTCCCCGCCGCCTACAGGGACAGGGGTACTCTGCATTGAGGTCGATCTTTTGGGATTTTTGAGATGGCACAGGCGCTAATCCATAAAAATTCCACGACTTTAAAACATAGACTTGCCAATCTCTGCGATCGGTTATTCTCGGCGATCGCCTGGAAATTTTGACAGCTTATGAGAGGAGCTTAATGCTCCGTTTTTCCCGTTTATATTACAGGACTGATTGTAGCATTCGGGAGTTTTAATCGCCTTGACGTTATATGCCCGGATCTTAACATCGTTTTTTGACTTAAGCGTTTGCCCCGCTTACAACCCACACTCAGGCTCTAAACTGGATCATAACAACTTCAATCCGGATTCTCAAGGGAAGTCTAAATCCCAAAACCTGCTTATCCTGGGATAATTGATTGATAATTTAAAAAGCGGGTAACGCGATTCGAACGCGCGACATTCACCTTGGCAAGGTGACGCTCTACCACTGAGCTATACCCGCAAATCTTTGACTTTATTAGTATGGCAGAGTCATCAGGGTTTGTCAAGGCGATCGCTCAAAAAAATTTTGAGCGTCGCTCAAAGCCCTGAAACCTCCATCAGGCAATGCTTATGCGCCTTCAACATTGGTAAAAACCTGGGCAGACCCAGAGGGGTTTAATGTAGAAGCCGGTAACGAGCGATCGCCCTTGCTTAGGGCAGCCCCATGAGAGCCACTCCCCTCACCGGGACCCACCTGATTTAAGCGCCGCATTAAACTCGCCATTTCCAGGGCATTCATCCCATAATCCCAGCCCTTATTACTTTTTACCCCGGCCCGTTCTAGGGCTTGCTGCATCGTATCTGCCGTAATAATGCCAAAAATCACCGGCACTCCCGTTTGATATCCAGCCGCTGCAATCCCTTTCGAGACCTCTGCTGCCACATAATCAAAATGAGGGGTTTGACCTCGGATCACTGCACCTAAGCAAATCACCGCATCATAGCGCCCAGACAGAGCCAATTGACGGGCCACAATGGGCACCTCAAAACTCCCGGGAATCCATACATAATCCACCTGAGTCCCCTGGGGGTCTACATCCACACCGTGACGCTTGAGAGCATCTTCACAGCCCTGTAACAGTTTGCCTACAATCAAATCATTGAAGCGACTAATCACGATCGCAAACCGCAACCCCTCAGTCGGGGTAAACGTTCCCTCAAAAACTGCCATATTAGTTTTAGGTCTAATTGATTATCGATAAAAAACTTATAGGGGTAAGCATTCATGCTCCCCTTGTTCAATAGGCGATCAAGAATCGAAAGGACAAAAGACCATCGGAATCTCACCGATCGCCCATTGCACCTTTCGATCATTGACCCAAACAGCAGGGTGCTTATACCACCAAAAAGTTTAAAACTCCCACCAAAATCACCAGCGCAAACCAAACACCCGAACCAATGAACAGCAGGGGTTTAGATTGATCCCAGTTTTGGGGAGAGGCATAAGCGACAGGGACGCCCACGACCATCACAAAAGACAAGAAAACCAGAGCGGCAAGAGCCAGTTGAAAAATAATTGTCATTTTTTTTTCTTCCTTCGACAGCAGTGGTCTAGTAATCAGGGTTTGAACTAGAGCAAATATCGGTTAATTAATCGCTCTGATTCTTAACCTACCAAAAAATGACCCACTGATACATTTACGCGACAAAAGTCCGGCTATTGCTGAACAATGCAGCGATGGCACTATCACCATTTAAGGTAACAGAGGCGGTATCCCGCAAAGCTTTTAGAAAGATTCCAAAAGCGCTTGATGGTTTAAGGTCGATGAGGATGATTAGACTCGTACCCTCTTAGACTCAAGAATCCACGTCACCTCGGCAACCAATCGAGGAAGTCTCAAAGTTAGGGCGGAAAAATCATTATGAGGGCGCGAGTGGCGGATCCATTTTCAACTCTTGTCGGGTATTATACCCGATTATCCGCACTCTCATAGAGGGGGTAGAAGCTTTATTGTTAGGGAGGATGGGGGAGATGGGGGAGATGGGGAGGATGGGGAGGATGGGGGAGATGGGGTGGATATTCAACGTCCCGACTTCAATGGTTCTCATCTTTTGTTCTTAGTAACGACTTCAGTCGTTGCCGCGTTACTTGGCGTCAGCCAAGTAACGCCCTCAGCGATAGCTTGTCCTCCAGTTCCGAAGCAGGCGCTAGACCCTGGGATTGCTCGTGTGATGGCGTAAGCCATCACACGAGAGCAACGACTGAAGTCGTTACTACGAACAACCGCCCCCATCCTCCCCATCCTCTCTAACAAACAAAGACATGACAAGAAAAATGGACATTATTTTATGTCATACCACGGCAGATTTTGATACCTTGGGGGCTGCGGTGGGACTGACTCGGTTATCCCCCGGAAGTCGGATTGTACTAGCGGGGGGTTGTCATCCGGGAGTGCGGCAATTTTTGGCCTTACATCGCGATGAGTACCCGTTGATTGAACGGCGATCGGTCAATCCCGATCGCATTCGTTCCGTGACGGTGGTGGATACCCAACAGCGAGATCGCCTGGGTAAAACCGCAGAATGGTTAGATTTGCCGGTCCCCATTTCAGTTTGGGATCATCACCCTCATGTTCAGAGCGATATTCCAGCAACAGAGACTCATATTGAAGCCCTAGGAGCCACGACAACGGCGATCGTGGAACAACTTCGCCTGGGATTGGACCCTCATCCCAACGGGCCAATTTTGAATGTGGCGGAAGCAACAGTTATGGCCCTGGGCATTCATGTGGACACGGGGTCCCTGACCTTTGACCATACGACCCCAAGGGATGCGATCGCCTTAGCTTGGTTAATGCAGCAAGGCGCTTCCCTATCGGTAATTGCCGAATATATCGAACCCGGATTATCTCCCCGACTCCAGGACCTGCTCACCACAGCATTAGATACCCTGCACACCGAAAGAATCCAGGGTCATCCTATTTCTACGGTGCTGCTGGAAACCCCCGAATACATTGCTGGATTATCAAGTGTGGCGGCGCAAATCATGGAGATTACCGACACGGAAGCCCTGCTGTTGGGAAATCGCTATCCGATTAAAGGATCCGATGAACATCGGCTGGTTGTGATTGGCCGATCGCGCATTTCCGAGACCAATCTCCAAACCTTATTCACCCCTTGGGGAGGTGGCGGACATCCCCGCGCCAGTTCGGTGAGTTTGCGCCTCACGGACCCAGTCGTTACCTTCCAGGAAATCCTCGCAGAATTTAAAAAACAAATTCCTCATCAACCTGTCGCCCGAGAATTGATGTCCTCCCCAGTCCGGACCATTAGACCCGAAACCACCATTCATGAAGCACAGCGCATTCTGTTGCGCTACGGACATTCGGGGTTATCCGTGGTGAATGAAGGAGGAACCCTGGTGGGGGTGATTTGTCGCCGGGACCTGGATATTGCCTTGCATCATGGATTGGGTCATGCGCCAGTCAAAGGCTACATGAGTAGTAATGTTAGAACGATCGCCCCGGATACGCCCTTACCAGAGATTGAGGACCTGATGGTGACCTTTGATATTGGGCGATTGCCGGTGTTGTCTGAGGGGTCATTACAAGGGATTGTCACCCGGACTGATGTGTTGCGACAACTGCACCAGGATAGTGCGATCGGTTCTCAAAGCAATTTAACCAGTGGCAGTCCGCCCTATTGTCCTTTACCTCGGGAAGTCGTCTCCCTCCTCAGCAGTCGCCTCGCGCCGCAATTGCTGACCCTCCTCAATCGGGCGGCCCAACTAGCGGAAGAACGGGGTTGGCATCTTTATCTCGTTGGTGGAGCCGTGCGGGACATCTTATGGGCAATTTATCACCAAGAGGGGAGTTCGGGGTTTAAATTATTAGGAAAAGAGGAGAGCCGGAAAGAATCCGAAGGCGATCGCACACCCCTGCTGCTGACGGATATTGATTTGGTTGTGGATGGGTTCGATTCCCGTGCCGATGATGCTGCCGGGGTCGAACTGGCGGAACATCTCCAAAAACTTTATCCCACCGCTCGTTTAGATATTCACGGCCAATTCCAAACCGCTGCCTTGTTGTGGCATAAAGACCCGGATTTAGATTCTCTGTGGGTTGATATTGCCACAGCGCGGACGGAATTTTATCCTTATCCGGCGGCAAATCCTGAAGTTGAAGCCTCCTCGATTCGGCAAGACCTTTACCGGAGAGATTTCACCTTGAATGCTTTGGCTGTGAGGCTCACCGGGCCCAATCGTCGGGGGGAAATTTTGGATTTCTTTGGGGGATGGTTGGATTTGCAGGCGGGACAGATTCGGGTGTTACACGCCAATAGCTTTATTGAGGACCCGACGCGGATTTATCGGGCGGTGCGGTTTGCGGTGCGGTTGGGATTTGAGATTGAACCTCAGACTCAAGGGTATATTCGTTTGGCGATGGAGAGTGGGGTATATTTGCGATCGCCGGAGTTAACTCGGCGCGTGCCCGCATTGGAAACCAGGCTGAAAAATGAACTGAAATATATTTTACAAGCCCCCTACTGGCAACGGGCTTTGCAGTTATTAGACTCCTTTGATGCATTACGCTGCATCCATCCCAGCTTAAAATTAGACCGGGATTTATGGCAGCAATTGCGATTAGTCGATCGCTGGATTCGTCAAATTCAGGGTACGGTGAATGGAGCAGAATCGCCGCTCAAGAGCCTTCCTGAATCGTGGCAGATTCGCTTAGAACTGCTGATTGCTCATTTAGAGCCGCAATGGAGGGGAGAGGTGGCCCAAAATTTGCAACTGAGTAGCGATAGTATTGAGCGCTTAGAACAGTTAGCAACGGCGGCGATCGCAGTCATGCCGGTGAGGGAGACTTCCCGACCCAGCGAGGTCGTCCGATTGTTAAGCCGTTATGACCTGCCAATGTTAATGGCGATCGCGGTGAGCAGTCCCAAAGCGGTACGGCGGCAAATTTGGCAATATATCCATCACTGGATGAAGGTCAAACCCTTACTCAACGGCAATGATCTCAAGGCGATCGGTTACAAACCCGGACCGCAGTTTAAAACCATTTTAGACAGCCTACTTGCGGCCACCCTCGACGGGGAAATCCAAAGCCGCGCTGATGCCGAGGCTTATCTGGCCCAATATTTTCCCCGGAACTCTATGCCGTAGGGGATTTTCAATTCAGGCAGTCAAAAGGGTTCTGTTTTGGGAAGATTTTTAGATACAGCTTTCCTTGCTAACTCTCTACCACTAAACCAATATGGATGCTAATGAACTGCTGAAGCGGTATGCAGCAGGAGAAAGGGATTTTCGGGGTGCCTACTTAGTCCGTGCTGACCTGATGTTTGCTGAACTCAGTCTGGCGGATTTATACGATGCCGACCTCAGTTGTGCGGACCTGTTTGAGGCCAAACTCAGTGGCATCAAACTCAGTGGAGCCAATTTAGAAAATGCTCACCTGAGCCGTGCTGACTTAAGTAACGGTAAGCTCTTTGGAGCTAAATTAAGTTATGCCGACCTCAGTCGTGCCGATTTATTTCGGGCTGATTTATTTCGCGCTGAACTCACCGATGCGGACCTTCATCGCGCTAATCTCACTCGCGCTGACCTCAGTGGGGCCAACCTGACCCGGGCTAATTTGAATGAAGCGACCTTAAGTCAGGCTAACTTAAGTGACAGCAATCTGTCTTTTGCCAGCCTGAATAATACTAAGTTGAATGGGGCTAAATTGAATGGGGCCAATTTAAGTGAAGCGCGACTTTTTGATAGTGACCTCACCGGGGCCAAATTAGAAAAAGCTGACCTGAGAAATGCTGAACTATTCTCGGCCAAATTAATCGAAGCCAATTTAGTAGAAGCCGATTTACGCAACGCCAAATTTAGTGAAGCCAATTTGAGCAAAGCCAAGCTAGATGGGACCAACCTCTCTGGGAGTAATCTGAGTCGCACCAACCTCAGTGAAGCGAGTTTGACTGAAGCTAACTTAACTGAAGCTAACTTAAGTGAAGCGACCTTGCGAAAAGCGAACCTGAGCGGGGTCAAATTATGCGATGCTAATCTAAGTCGTGCCAACCTCAGTGAAGCGAATTTAGTCGGAGCGGATCTGTCGAGTCCCAAGAAAGAGCCGATCGCCGAGCGGTCCCTGTCCCTCAGAAACAAAAAGTCTGTCATGCTAGGTCGCGATCCCAGCGTCTCCTTACAGATTTATTCCCCCTTTGTCTCTCGTCGTCATGCTTCCATCGATATCGAAGACAACGGACAATATATCATTCGTGACCACAACAGCACGAATGGCGTGTTTGTCAATGACCAGCAGATCGATGAATCAATGGTTTTACCCGACGGGGCCAGAATTCGGATCGGACCCTTTCTTTTAATTCTCAACGGGGATGAACTGGAATTGCAGGATGAGCAAAATCGGCAACCGACCTCTTTGAGTGAAGCTGATTTAAGTCAGGCGGATTTGCGGAATGCTAACCTGGCAGGGGCGAACTTCTATCGGGCTAATCTCAAAGGTGCCAACTTGTATGGCGCGAACCTCACCGGCAGCAATCTGAGCCATGCCAACCTCACGGGCGCTACAATGCCAGATGGGTCAATCCATCCCTAGGCGATCGATACTAAGGGTATTGCAAAATATAAATCATCCAACCGTTCAACTGAAAGGAAGGTATCTATCTGTAGGGGCGCAATGCGCAGGCCCCAAGGGCCTGCGCATTGCGCCCCTACATTGACCGGGGCTACACCGTTGATCCTACGAACGAACGTTTTGGATATTTTATT includes:
- the rimK gene encoding 30S ribosomal protein S6--L-glutamate ligase encodes the protein MKIAILSQKASLYSTRRLKEAGEQRGHHMKVIDYLRCYMNIASHRPTVVYQQKQLEDFDAIIPRIGASKTFYGTAVVRQFEMMGVFTANESQAISRSRDKLRCLQLLAREGIGLPVTGFANSTKDIEGLIEIVGGAPLVIKLLEGTQGIGVVLAETTQAAKSVIEAFRGLDANILVQEFIKEAEGADIRCFVVGDKVVASMKRQSEPGEFRSNLHRGGTAEKIKLTPEERSTAVRAAKTMGLKVAGVDILRSNHGPVVIEVNSSPGLEGIEAASNVDVASKIIEFIEKNSAPKKTRDRNQY
- a CDS encoding succinylglutamate desuccinylase/aspartoacylase family protein, giving the protein MSGVIQIGNATIPPGEQRRLELPVARLPTQTMLGLPVTVINGTRPGPRLWLSAAIHGDEINGVEIIRQVLHQISPRQLCGSIIAVPIVNVFGFIEQSRYLPDRRDLNRSFPGSARGSLASRLAHLFMKEVVMRSTHGIDLHTASHHRINLPQIRANLGDRETYRCAQAFGAPLMIHATTRDGSLRQAATQLGIPVLLYESGEALRFDAEAIAFGTRGIMQVMAMLGMISAVAPSPFPPSLEVKKTQWVRSPSSGILHLEVGLGQSISKKQRLGIICDAFGDQRMKLYAPFDGVIIGHTQNPLVNQGDAILNLAAIEP
- a CDS encoding aminotransferase class I/II-fold pyridoxal phosphate-dependent enzyme codes for the protein MDRSQWLQEAETALFPLFCQIDAQVKQNLARVLGAYRRHRVGVHHFAGVTGYGHDDLGRQTLDQIFAEVMGAQAATVRVQFVSGTHAIACALFGVLRPGDEMLAVAGAPYDTLEEVIGLRGTGQGSLMEFGVSYRQLELTPTGEIDWVALQTAITNKTRLVSIQRSCGYSWRPSLSIADIEKIIHLVKAQNPETICFVDNCYGEFIEDREPPAVGADLIAGSLIKNPGGTIVEGGGYVAGRADLVEAATCRLTAPGIGSSGGATFDRNRLLFQGLFLAPQMVGEAMKGNHLTAYVFDRLGYPVNPAPTAPRRDVIQGIQLGSPEKLIAFCRAIQKYSPIGSYLDPVPAPMPGYESELVMAGGSFIDGSTSELSADGPLREPYVVFCQGGTHWTHVAIALEAAVAAVGPA
- a CDS encoding acyl-CoA desaturase, which codes for MRPDWPVIIFMIAIHALALFAFLPSTFSWAAVGLAVLFHWVTGGLGVTLGFHRLVTHRSFTAPKWLEYFLVLCGTLSCQGSPIDWVGLHRAHHLHSDNSADPHDSNQGFWWSHMGWLFYHSPAEAEIPRLTKDIADDPFYQFCDKFLLPIQIALGISFYFLGEAISPGLGWSFVVWGIFVRLVVVFHCTWFVNSATHKFGYRTYDSEDRSTNCWWVALVTYGEGWHNNHHAYQYSARHGMQWWEIDFTWMTIQILQALGLAKNVKLVGK
- a CDS encoding glutamate-5-semialdehyde dehydrogenase, which produces MTTDSTFPPNPDAMAVVESVYQASLIMAQTSSQQRTRALEEMAKSLKQASDDILEANTLDLEASREMAVPDLILEWLKLTPERIQTTVQILQRLAELSDPMRRVMNASYQVEGSQSYCQLMPLGVISLVYEALPDLGAIAAGLCIKTGNCLILKGGMYGAHTNAAIADALQRALLKVEMPESCLEMIPAEMGVSTRDLVRQDKYINLVIPYGRPSLVQQVIRQATVPVLKSGMGNCYLYWSPSGSMDLARWVIQDSHQSEPDPVNAIEKVLIHRNQKPSSLTMLFNSLQDKGFEVRVDDLLSEEFSELKKVEESEWSSAYLTKTVAFKVVDNLEAAIAWINQYSSGHADCIVTESYLESSQFGGGVNSASTYINASPRFYRYPKQGDAIFLGMSNQKGHRRGLIGLESLTTVKHIIQGKGQV
- the ribH gene encoding 6,7-dimethyl-8-ribityllumazine synthase, which encodes MAVFEGTFTPTEGLRFAIVISRFNDLIVGKLLQGCEDALKRHGVDVDPQGTQVDYVWIPGSFEVPIVARQLALSGRYDAVICLGAVIRGQTPHFDYVAAEVSKGIAAAGYQTGVPVIFGIITADTMQQALERAGVKSNKGWDYGMNALEMASLMRRLNQVGPGEGSGSHGAALSKGDRSLPASTLNPSGSAQVFTNVEGA
- the psbZ gene encoding photosystem II reaction center protein PsbZ, which translates into the protein MTIIFQLALAALVFLSFVMVVGVPVAYASPQNWDQSKPLLFIGSGVWFALVILVGVLNFLVV